In one window of Frigoriglobus tundricola DNA:
- a CDS encoding response regulator produces MNLTALVIDDSRVMRNMVMQALQKARLAEFTFLEAQDGADGLTKFDPKTIDICFVDWNMPNMTGVEFVKKARSTGGAFEVPMVMVTSERAVSKIEEALNAAGADAYICKPFTPEDMQVKLQKIMHKLETKKQPAAAAGGANGGGGFFSGLFN; encoded by the coding sequence ATGAACCTGACGGCACTGGTGATCGACGACTCGCGCGTGATGCGGAACATGGTGATGCAGGCCCTCCAAAAAGCCCGCCTCGCCGAGTTCACCTTTCTCGAAGCCCAGGACGGGGCCGACGGCCTCACAAAGTTCGACCCCAAGACGATCGACATCTGCTTCGTCGATTGGAACATGCCGAACATGACGGGCGTCGAGTTCGTGAAGAAGGCCCGCTCGACCGGCGGCGCGTTCGAGGTGCCGATGGTCATGGTGACCAGCGAGCGGGCGGTCTCGAAGATCGAAGAGGCGCTCAACGCCGCCGGGGCCGACGCCTACATCTGCAAGCCGTTCACCCCGGAAGACATGCAGGTGAAATTGCAGAAGATCATGCACAAGCTCGAAACCAAAAAGCAACCGGCCGCGGCCGCGGGCGGCGCCAACGGCGGCGGCGGCTTCTTCTCCGGGCTCTTCAACTAA
- a CDS encoding tetratricopeptide repeat protein, whose protein sequence is MGPRGPRPGPLPRRPTTWTRRRPCSTASCSAPGTPTAPARTCSKSACSCGRGSTRLRAGPVRATDPFDSDAVAWPSLAGAHHKYFEWLPPDTAPASSSPSGPNAVEARRAPGVTGGFEVTAHCAERPVGEMVAALAAAAGLRLQTDPAVVQGLAKEVVALDVDGISLGDVVGRARPPRRRRLEDRRRGALVVGPGAPAPGDRPALARAFARALVAAPQHPRAVAAQLWLANLDFVAGRTREAAKEYQNVLEMKVQPPEVPLAVYNLGLADLRSGALLSARSRFVDLVDRAPRTKWAEYGWWWAGRTHLDAGDPASAKRAFESAQGGRTQEVKSAAAIGICACELTDGKDEPAKAVLAESRGAAREDHVLLRTAFEALIRYRAMPTPSRRKMLLDALREASDGRGLGPGGTYLVGRVYRDLGMSEKTVAMYDKATDTIRGPLAVRMTYEAAEWYDLLDRRDAARPRYLAVAATDPKGLGPKAELKLAALALRAGNPDDCIRRCRAIADHSGVERAEVLALMGRGYEARRNYRQAAECFAGRVPTE, encoded by the coding sequence GTGGGCCCGCGCGGTCCTCGGCCAGGCCCGCTGCCGCGGCGGCCGACGACGTGGACAAGGCGCAGGCCCTGCTCGACCGCGTCGTGCTCCGCTCCGGGCACCCCGACTGCGCCGGCACGCACGTGTTCGAAGAGTGCCTGTTCATGCGGGCGCGGCTCGACGCGCCTCCGCGCCGGCCCGGTTCGCGCGACCGACCCGTTCGATTCGGACGCGGTCGCGTGGCCGTCCCTGGCCGGCGCGCACCACAAGTATTTCGAGTGGCTCCCGCCCGACACCGCGCCGGCGAGCAGCTCCCCGAGCGGCCCGAACGCGGTCGAGGCGCGCCGCGCGCCCGGGGTGACCGGCGGGTTCGAGGTGACCGCCCACTGCGCGGAGCGCCCCGTGGGCGAGATGGTCGCCGCGCTCGCCGCCGCGGCGGGGCTGCGGCTCCAAACGGACCCGGCCGTGGTTCAAGGGCTGGCGAAAGAGGTCGTCGCCCTCGACGTCGACGGCATCTCACTGGGCGACGTGGTCGGGCGCGCTCGTCCGCCGCGCCGACGCCGGCTGGAAGATCGACGGCGGGGGGCGCTCGTCGTCGGGCCGGGGGCGCCCGCCCCCGGCGACCGGCCCGCGCTGGCGCGGGCGTTCGCGCGGGCGCTCGTGGCCGCCCCGCAGCACCCGCGCGCGGTGGCCGCGCAGCTGTGGCTCGCCAACCTCGACTTCGTCGCGGGGCGGACCCGCGAAGCGGCCAAAGAGTACCAGAACGTACTCGAAATGAAGGTGCAACCCCCAGAGGTACCGCTCGCGGTGTACAACCTCGGTCTCGCCGACCTGCGCTCGGGCGCGCTGCTGTCGGCGCGGAGCCGGTTCGTGGACCTCGTCGACCGGGCGCCGCGCACGAAGTGGGCCGAGTACGGGTGGTGGTGGGCCGGCCGGACGCACCTCGACGCGGGGGACCCGGCGTCGGCCAAGAGGGCGTTCGAGAGCGCGCAGGGCGGCCGGACACAGGAGGTCAAGTCGGCCGCCGCGATCGGCATCTGCGCGTGCGAGCTGACCGACGGGAAGGACGAACCGGCGAAGGCCGTGCTGGCCGAGTCCCGCGGGGCGGCGCGAGAGGACCACGTGCTCCTTCGGACGGCGTTCGAGGCGCTGATCCGGTACCGCGCGATGCCGACGCCCAGCCGGCGGAAAATGTTGCTGGACGCCCTGCGCGAGGCGTCCGACGGCCGCGGCCTGGGGCCGGGCGGGACGTACCTCGTGGGCCGGGTGTACCGCGACCTCGGGATGTCGGAAAAGACGGTCGCGATGTACGACAAGGCGACCGACACGATCCGCGGGCCGCTGGCCGTTCGGATGACGTACGAGGCGGCCGAGTGGTACGACCTGCTCGACCGGCGCGACGCGGCCCGGCCGCGGTACCTGGCGGTGGCCGCGACGGACCCGAAGGGGCTCGGCCCCAAGGCCGAACTGAAGCTCGCGGCGCTCGCCCTCCGCGCCGGCAACCCGGACGACTGCATCCGCCGGTGCCGTGCGATCGCGGACCATTCCGGCGTGGAGCGGGCCGAGGTGCTGGCGCTCATGGGGCGCGGGTACGAGGCGCGGCGGAACTACCGTCAGGCCGCGGAGTGCTTCGCGGGCCGCGTACCGACCGAGTGA
- a CDS encoding chemotaxis protein CheA — protein sequence MEGQDTELDRTIIEAIKDPLTHVVRNAIDHGIEAPGPGTRPARPPRGGSPCAFHEGGQVNIDVTDDGRGVDPERVRAKALERGLIDPAAAARLTEREITQLLFLPGFSTAEKVSNISGRGVGMDVVRTNIEKIGGTVDLQSRFGHGTTVRIKIPLTLAIIPALIVTTGGERYCIPQVNLLELVRLSGDAARRGLEAVHAAPVYRLRDRLLPLVDLGHKLLGRDPAADRDEVNIVVVQADQRPFGLVVDGVHDTEEIVVKPLARPLKGVPVFAGATIMGDGKVALILDLLGLAKESAVLSGGRDPRPPADDPRAAPGPPGAPARHLLLTAAGPRRVAIPLDLVSRLEEVPAGAVELADGQEVIQYRDRIMPLVRLGEVLGGAGPAPGPDALLQVIVYAAGGRQVGLVVDAIYDVAEAAPELTAPSRRRGVLGSGVVQGKVTDMLDLPEIVRAVVPECAEGVPV from the coding sequence ATGGAGGGCCAGGACACCGAACTGGACCGCACCATCATCGAGGCCATCAAGGACCCCCTCACCCACGTGGTCCGCAACGCCATCGACCACGGGATCGAGGCCCCGGGGCCCGGCACGCGGCCGGCAAGGCCCCCGAGGGGCGGCTCGCCCTGCGCGTTCCACGAGGGCGGCCAGGTGAACATCGACGTGACCGACGACGGCCGCGGGGTGGACCCCGAGCGGGTCCGGGCCAAGGCCCTGGAGCGGGGCCTCATCGACCCCGCCGCCGCCGCCCGGCTCACCGAGCGCGAGATCACCCAGCTCCTGTTCCTCCCCGGGTTCTCCACCGCCGAGAAGGTGAGCAACATCTCCGGCCGGGGCGTCGGCATGGACGTGGTCCGCACCAACATCGAGAAGATCGGGGGCACCGTGGACCTGCAGAGCCGGTTCGGCCACGGGACCACCGTGCGGATCAAGATCCCGCTCACCCTGGCCATCATCCCGGCCCTGATCGTCACCACCGGGGGCGAGCGGTACTGCATCCCCCAGGTGAACCTGCTCGAGCTCGTGCGGCTCAGCGGGGACGCGGCCCGGCGCGGGCTCGAGGCGGTCCACGCGGCCCCCGTGTACCGGCTCCGGGACCGGCTGCTCCCGCTCGTGGACCTGGGCCACAAGCTCCTGGGCCGGGACCCGGCGGCGGACCGGGACGAGGTCAACATCGTCGTGGTCCAGGCGGACCAGCGCCCGTTCGGGCTGGTCGTGGACGGGGTCCACGACACCGAGGAGATCGTGGTCAAGCCCCTGGCCCGGCCCCTCAAGGGGGTCCCCGTGTTCGCCGGGGCCACGATCATGGGGGACGGCAAGGTGGCCCTGATCCTGGACCTGCTCGGGCTCGCCAAGGAGTCCGCGGTGCTGTCCGGGGGCCGGGACCCGCGGCCCCCGGCGGACGACCCGCGGGCCGCCCCGGGGCCCCCCGGGGCCCCGGCCCGGCACCTGCTCCTGACCGCCGCCGGGCCGCGCCGGGTGGCCATCCCCCTGGACCTGGTGTCCCGGCTCGAGGAGGTCCCGGCGGGGGCCGTGGAACTGGCCGACGGGCAGGAGGTGATCCAGTACCGGGACCGGATCATGCCCCTGGTGCGCCTGGGCGAGGTGCTCGGCGGGGCCGGCCCGGCGCCCGGCCCGGACGCCCTGCTCCAGGTGATCGTGTACGCCGCGGGCGGGCGCCAGGTGGGCCTGGTGGTGGACGCGATCTACGACGTCGCGGAGGCGGCCCCGGAGCTGACGGCCCCGTCGCGGCGCCGCGGGGTGCTCGGGTCCGGGGTGGTCCAGGGCAAGGTGACCGACATGCTGGACCTGCCGGAGATCGTCCGCGCGGTCGTACCCGAATGCGCCGAGGGGGTGCCCGTATGA
- a CDS encoding chemotaxis protein CheW produces MSTEGPAATRGQLCTFTLAGHHFGVPVGRVQEVIRHQEMTAVPLAPPLVRGLINLRGQIVTALDLRQPLDLPPAPPGARPTNVVVRAGADLYSLLVDEIGDVIEVGADAFEPPPDTLTGRCRDLIRGAFKLDARLLLLLDTDRLLAL; encoded by the coding sequence ATGAGTACCGAAGGACCCGCCGCGACCCGCGGCCAGTTGTGCACGTTCACGCTCGCCGGGCACCACTTCGGGGTGCCCGTGGGGCGGGTCCAGGAGGTGATCCGGCACCAGGAGATGACGGCCGTGCCGCTGGCCCCGCCGCTCGTCCGCGGGCTCATCAACCTGCGGGGCCAGATCGTCACCGCGCTGGACCTGCGGCAGCCCCTGGACCTGCCCCCGGCCCCGCCCGGGGCCCGGCCCACCAACGTGGTGGTGCGGGCCGGGGCCGACCTGTACAGCCTCCTCGTGGACGAGATCGGGGACGTCATCGAGGTCGGGGCCGACGCGTTCGAGCCCCCCCCGGACACCCTCACCGGCCGGTGCCGGGACCTGATCCGCGGCGCGTTCAAGCTCGACGCCCGGCTCCTCCTGCTCCTCGACACCGACCGCCTGCTCGCGCTCTGA
- a CDS encoding chemotaxis protein CheX yields MSTNLQTAPPTTFPPKISAVVRDAAIEFFGTYCGMQPCEQQDEPVVAGGSGIMGVISFFGDPVWTVALILPEATAVTAAKLFAGFDITFDSQDMGDIVGEMSNVMAGDIVARLDAVGLASQMSLPTVARGHDVELLSPSNACATRIKFKSQNGDFWFRLVKALDKLPGVRRSGT; encoded by the coding sequence ATGTCCACGAACTTGCAAACAGCACCGCCCACCACCTTCCCCCCCAAAATCAGTGCGGTGGTCCGGGACGCCGCGATCGAGTTCTTCGGCACGTACTGCGGAATGCAGCCGTGCGAACAGCAGGACGAACCGGTCGTAGCGGGCGGCAGCGGGATCATGGGCGTGATCTCGTTCTTCGGCGACCCCGTCTGGACCGTCGCCCTCATCCTGCCGGAAGCGACGGCCGTGACCGCCGCCAAGTTGTTCGCCGGCTTCGACATCACCTTCGATAGCCAAGACATGGGTGACATTGTCGGGGAGATGTCGAACGTGATGGCGGGCGACATCGTCGCCCGCCTGGACGCGGTCGGGCTGGCGTCCCAGATGTCCCTGCCCACGGTCGCCCGCGGGCACGACGTGGAGCTGCTCTCGCCGTCGAACGCGTGCGCCACGCGCATCAAATTCAAGAGCCAGAACGGGGATTTTTGGTTCCGGCTCGTGAAAGCGCTCGACAAGCTCCCCGGCGTTCGCCGCTCCGGAACGTGA
- a CDS encoding methyl-accepting chemotaxis protein, with protein sequence MTGFVVAKLRAVRLAPRLVGAFALVALLCAVIGYVGLDALSRANDVQVHSNANAVPASTSLAKMRSSLLTLQRIERGLCIAARNKRDKDQAEMLALVESAWKTHFDGRKTYESLAWDDAQKALWPQYLAHFEDWKRDHDAIIAAYRAGNVDGAEALILGNAPKSKLLFDDLQKMFDIQDEFARANEAQGRRVFESARETVAGLAIGAAVLAVALGVLITRSVVRPLGEVATVLHGVARGDLSTRAGTGRDEVGQLAAALNATVTGIETAFRLKKVDWDAVGRQRAEAARLSGIVEQSPVAIMFADRELKVRYINAASLKIFTALAKHLPVRPEDVVGQSLDLFHKHPEVQRKLLADPANLPHRANIHLGDETIDLRISAVVDENKAYVGAMVTWEVITQRLAAEALMADRTAQLAAIGKAQAVVEFKPDGTVITANDNFLAALGYALAEIQGQHHRLFVDPAHAATPEYREFWTRLNRGETVIADFRRIGKGGKEVWIRGAYTPIADLNGKIFKVVKFATDITAAKKMEFQAQKDAEELRVKVETMLAAVDAAADGDLTRTVTVTGADAIGRMGDGLSGFFGDLRDRVRGIAGTANALTGASEQLAAVSHQMGAHSEETAAQAGTVSAAAEQVSQSVQTVAAAVEEMGASIKEISKNASDGARIAASAATVAQHTNATIAKLGTSSAEIGQVVKVITSIAQQTNLLALNATIEAARAGEAGKGFAVVANEVKELAKETAKATEEIGEKIAAIQADTGSAVAAIREITDIVNQISDISTAIATAVEEQTATTAEISRNVSEAARGSSEIAQNVTSVAQAAQDTTAGANSTRDAAAELRRMAAELQNMVGRFRVEAPEPPPQPAPSPEPPARKPAPVPPANGRGGYPKGRNGSPNGHHNAKTRR encoded by the coding sequence ATGACCGGTTTCGTTGTCGCCAAGCTCCGCGCCGTTCGCCTCGCCCCCCGACTCGTCGGCGCGTTCGCCCTCGTCGCCCTCCTCTGCGCCGTCATCGGGTACGTGGGGCTCGACGCTCTGTCCCGCGCCAACGACGTGCAGGTTCACTCCAATGCGAACGCCGTTCCGGCCAGTACGAGCCTGGCCAAGATGCGGTCGTCGCTCCTCACACTGCAACGGATCGAGCGCGGCCTGTGCATCGCGGCCCGGAACAAGCGCGACAAGGACCAGGCCGAAATGCTCGCGCTCGTGGAGAGCGCATGGAAGACGCACTTCGACGGGCGGAAAACGTACGAGTCGCTCGCCTGGGACGACGCCCAAAAGGCGCTGTGGCCGCAGTACCTCGCGCACTTCGAGGACTGGAAGCGGGACCACGACGCCATTATTGCCGCGTACCGGGCCGGGAACGTTGACGGGGCCGAGGCGCTCATTTTGGGCAACGCGCCGAAGTCCAAACTGCTCTTCGACGATCTCCAGAAAATGTTCGACATCCAGGACGAGTTCGCCCGCGCGAACGAGGCCCAGGGGCGACGGGTGTTCGAGTCCGCCCGGGAGACCGTGGCCGGGCTGGCGATCGGCGCCGCCGTGCTCGCGGTCGCCCTCGGGGTGCTGATCACCCGCTCGGTGGTCCGCCCGCTCGGCGAGGTCGCGACGGTCCTCCACGGCGTCGCCCGCGGCGACCTGAGCACCCGCGCCGGGACCGGCCGCGACGAGGTCGGGCAGCTCGCGGCCGCCCTCAACGCCACCGTCACCGGCATCGAGACCGCGTTCCGGCTCAAGAAGGTGGACTGGGACGCCGTCGGCCGCCAGCGGGCCGAGGCCGCGCGCCTGAGCGGCATCGTCGAACAGTCGCCGGTCGCCATCATGTTCGCCGACCGCGAGCTGAAGGTCCGGTACATCAACGCCGCCTCGCTCAAGATCTTCACGGCCCTCGCCAAGCACCTCCCGGTCCGGCCCGAGGACGTCGTCGGCCAGTCGCTCGACCTGTTCCACAAGCACCCCGAGGTGCAGCGCAAGCTGCTCGCCGACCCGGCCAACCTGCCCCACCGCGCCAACATCCACCTGGGCGACGAGACCATCGACCTGCGCATCAGCGCGGTCGTCGACGAGAACAAAGCCTATGTCGGGGCGATGGTGACCTGGGAGGTCATCACCCAGCGGCTGGCGGCCGAGGCGCTGATGGCCGACCGGACCGCCCAACTGGCCGCCATCGGCAAGGCCCAGGCGGTGGTCGAGTTCAAGCCCGACGGCACCGTCATCACCGCCAACGACAACTTCCTCGCCGCCCTGGGCTACGCCCTGGCCGAGATCCAGGGCCAGCACCACCGCCTGTTCGTGGACCCGGCCCACGCCGCCACGCCCGAGTACCGCGAGTTCTGGACCCGGCTCAACCGCGGCGAGACCGTGATCGCCGACTTCCGCCGCATCGGCAAGGGCGGCAAGGAGGTCTGGATCCGCGGCGCCTACACCCCCATCGCCGACCTCAACGGCAAGATCTTCAAGGTCGTCAAGTTCGCCACCGACATCACCGCTGCGAAGAAGATGGAATTCCAAGCCCAGAAGGACGCCGAAGAGTTGCGCGTGAAGGTGGAGACGATGCTGGCGGCGGTGGACGCGGCCGCCGACGGGGACCTGACCCGCACCGTCACCGTCACCGGGGCCGACGCCATCGGCCGCATGGGCGACGGGCTCAGCGGGTTCTTCGGCGACCTCCGGGACCGGGTCCGCGGCATCGCCGGGACCGCCAACGCCCTCACCGGGGCCTCCGAGCAGCTCGCCGCCGTGAGCCACCAGATGGGCGCCCATTCTGAGGAAACCGCGGCCCAGGCCGGCACCGTGTCGGCCGCCGCCGAGCAGGTGAGCCAGAGCGTCCAAACGGTCGCCGCCGCCGTCGAGGAAATGGGCGCCAGCATCAAGGAGATCTCCAAGAACGCCAGCGACGGGGCCCGGATCGCCGCCAGCGCCGCCACCGTCGCCCAGCACACCAACGCCACCATCGCCAAGCTCGGCACGTCCAGCGCCGAGATCGGCCAGGTGGTCAAGGTGATTACCTCGATCGCCCAGCAGACCAACCTGCTGGCCCTCAACGCCACCATCGAGGCGGCCCGCGCCGGCGAGGCCGGCAAGGGGTTCGCCGTGGTGGCCAACGAGGTCAAGGAGCTGGCCAAGGAGACCGCCAAGGCGACCGAGGAGATCGGCGAGAAGATCGCCGCCATCCAGGCCGACACCGGCAGCGCCGTCGCCGCGATCCGCGAGATCACCGACATCGTCAACCAGATCTCCGACATCTCGACCGCCATCGCCACCGCCGTCGAGGAGCAGACCGCCACCACCGCCGAGATCAGCCGCAACGTGTCCGAGGCGGCCCGCGGGTCGTCCGAGATCGCCCAGAACGTGACGTCGGTGGCCCAGGCGGCCCAGGACACCACCGCCGGGGCCAACAGCACCCGCGACGCCGCCGCCGAGCTGCGCCGCATGGCCGCCGAGCTCCAGAACATGGTCGGACGGTTCCGCGTCGAGGCCCCCGAGCCCCCGCCGCAGCCGGCCCCGAGCCCGGAGCCCCCGGCCCGCAAGCCCGCGCCGGTGCCCCCCGCCAACGGCCGCGGCGGGTACCCCAAGGGGCGCAACGGATCACCCAACGGGCACCACAACGCCAAAACACGACGCTAA
- a CDS encoding protein-glutamate methylesterase/protein-glutamine glutaminase produces MTGARKVRVMVVDDSIVIRGVLSDVISSDPALEVAGTAVNGAQALERLPRLHPDLITLDIEMPEMDGLEALTAVRRLHPRLPVIMFSTLTQRGATATIEALTRGASDYVTKPTNVGSMAGARQAIRDQLIPKIKSLCARLVNDSARLPPLSGIRTSPLPAVARVAAPPLSGIRTLPLPAAARAGSPSGSGVRPPTGLSGIRTLPRAGRGRVEVVVIGVSTGGPNALAHVLPELPADFPVPVLIVQHMPPVFTNLLAERLGKASRIPIKEAAGGERLAPRRGWLAPGGYHLEIAPAPPGWALRLQQEAVENSCRPAADVLFRSAATAFGPGALGVVMTGMGQDGLKGCEAIRAGGGQVIVQDEDTSVVWGMPGSIVRAGLADNVVPLDQLAGEIVRRVRAGRDAGAPV; encoded by the coding sequence GTGACTGGCGCACGCAAAGTCCGGGTGATGGTCGTGGACGATTCGATCGTCATCCGCGGGGTGCTGAGCGACGTCATCTCGTCCGATCCCGCTCTGGAGGTCGCGGGGACGGCCGTGAACGGCGCGCAGGCGCTCGAACGCCTCCCGCGACTGCACCCGGATCTGATCACCCTCGACATCGAGATGCCCGAGATGGACGGGCTGGAGGCCCTCACGGCCGTCCGCCGGTTGCACCCGCGGCTGCCGGTCATCATGTTCAGCACGCTCACGCAGCGGGGCGCCACGGCCACGATCGAGGCGCTCACCCGCGGGGCGAGCGACTACGTCACGAAACCAACGAACGTCGGCAGCATGGCCGGCGCGCGGCAGGCGATCCGCGACCAACTGATCCCGAAGATCAAGTCGCTGTGCGCGCGGCTGGTGAACGATAGCGCGCGGCTCCCGCCGCTGTCGGGGATCCGCACCTCCCCGTTACCCGCCGTGGCCCGAGTCGCCGCGCCGCCGCTGTCGGGGATCCGCACGCTCCCGTTGCCGGCCGCGGCCCGGGCCGGCTCCCCGTCGGGGTCCGGGGTCCGCCCGCCCACAGGGCTGTCGGGCATCCGCACCCTGCCGCGGGCCGGGCGGGGGCGGGTCGAGGTGGTCGTGATCGGGGTCTCGACCGGCGGCCCGAACGCGCTCGCGCACGTGCTCCCGGAGCTGCCGGCCGATTTCCCCGTCCCGGTGCTGATCGTCCAGCACATGCCCCCGGTGTTCACGAACCTGCTGGCGGAGCGCCTCGGGAAGGCGTCGCGCATCCCCATCAAGGAGGCCGCCGGCGGCGAGCGCCTGGCCCCGCGCCGGGGCTGGCTCGCGCCCGGCGGGTACCACCTCGAAATCGCCCCGGCGCCGCCCGGATGGGCCCTGCGGCTCCAACAGGAAGCGGTCGAGAACTCGTGCCGCCCGGCGGCCGACGTCCTGTTCCGCTCGGCCGCCACCGCGTTCGGGCCGGGTGCGCTGGGCGTCGTGATGACGGGCATGGGCCAGGACGGGCTCAAGGGGTGCGAGGCGATCCGCGCCGGCGGCGGCCAGGTGATCGTCCAGGACGAGGACACGAGCGTGGTGTGGGGCATGCCCGGCAGCATCGTCCGCGCCGGGCTGGCGGACAACGTGGTGCCGCTCGACCAACTCGCGGGCGAGATCGTCCGGCGGGTGCGGGCGGGGCGCGACGCGGGCGCCCCGGTGTAG
- a CDS encoding endonuclease/exonuclease/phosphatase family protein yields the protein MDDTARETSRGRLRRTTALLSLAYLVFVIVWRAVVWFADEWWPATVLVFAPGWWLLLPAAVLVPAAALVCRRSLGPLLLAVVLAGAATHFSFPVSALSRSPDGFRVRLLTCNMHYTENLDPVALNQLLDETRPDVVLLQEWKHPNPSGALVLPNGDWHTHQTEQVRSETLESLADKFVLASRFPIRRTAVLGRYSMSPQGAVIRYELETAAGPVTVFNVHLATPRDGLQAVLRAGGDGPAKVQAGSDVRREQSAGVAQAAGTARPVLIAGDLNTPPQSARFRREWNGYTDAFSSAGWGWGHTFFTRNAAVRVDHILTGPGWRCDRCWVGPDVGSPHRPVLADLVWSPSDGR from the coding sequence ATGGATGACACCGCCCGGGAAACGTCGCGGGGGCGCCTGCGCCGGACCACCGCTCTCTTGAGCCTGGCGTATCTGGTCTTCGTCATTGTGTGGCGCGCGGTCGTCTGGTTTGCCGATGAGTGGTGGCCGGCGACCGTCCTCGTGTTCGCACCGGGCTGGTGGCTACTGCTCCCGGCGGCGGTGCTGGTCCCCGCAGCGGCCCTCGTGTGCCGCCGGTCCCTCGGTCCGCTGTTGCTGGCCGTCGTTCTCGCCGGCGCAGCGACCCATTTTTCCTTTCCCGTGTCGGCGCTTTCACGATCGCCGGACGGGTTCCGGGTGCGGCTCCTGACGTGCAACATGCACTACACGGAGAACCTCGACCCGGTCGCTCTGAACCAGTTACTCGACGAAACGCGGCCCGACGTGGTCCTCCTCCAGGAGTGGAAGCACCCCAACCCGTCCGGCGCCCTGGTGCTCCCGAACGGGGACTGGCACACGCACCAGACGGAGCAGGTGCGGTCCGAGACCCTCGAATCGCTCGCGGACAAGTTTGTTCTGGCCAGTCGGTTCCCGATCCGCCGGACCGCGGTCCTCGGGCGGTACTCGATGAGCCCGCAGGGCGCGGTCATTCGGTACGAGTTGGAAACGGCGGCCGGCCCCGTGACCGTGTTCAACGTTCACCTGGCCACACCGCGCGACGGCTTGCAAGCGGTGCTCCGCGCGGGCGGCGACGGGCCGGCAAAGGTCCAGGCGGGCAGCGACGTTCGCCGCGAGCAGTCCGCCGGAGTGGCACAAGCGGCCGGGACCGCCCGGCCGGTCCTGATCGCCGGGGACCTCAACACCCCGCCGCAGAGCGCGCGGTTCCGCCGGGAATGGAACGGGTACACGGACGCGTTTTCTTCGGCCGGATGGGGGTGGGGGCACACGTTCTTCACCCGCAACGCCGCGGTGCGGGTCGACCACATCCTGACCGGCCCGGGCTGGCGGTGCGACCGCTGCTGGGTCGGGCCGGACGTGGGATCGCCGCACCGGCCCGTACTCGCCGACCTCGTTTGGTCCCCCAGCGACGGCCGGTGA
- a CDS encoding Hpt domain-containing protein, whose translation MPELDPQLIDFLAESAENLDQLDRDFVALEQCPTDRARLSSVFRTIHTIKGTCGFFGFGALEAVTHVGENLLSRLRDGELLLTPESATALLALVDAVRGMLNHIARTGAEGTGDYAALVATLTRLAEPPAAPCEHAPEPAPPRPPRAPGRRGPRTGARTGPPAAGPRGADPRPPDPRPAPKPPPHRPRAPNRPPPGTRGPTGPRATCASGSRSWTGS comes from the coding sequence ATGCCCGAACTCGACCCGCAGCTCATCGACTTCCTGGCGGAGAGCGCGGAGAACCTGGACCAGTTGGACCGGGACTTCGTGGCCCTGGAGCAGTGCCCCACGGACCGGGCCCGGCTCAGCAGCGTGTTCCGCACCATCCACACGATCAAGGGCACGTGCGGGTTCTTCGGGTTCGGCGCCCTCGAAGCGGTCACCCACGTGGGCGAGAACCTGCTGTCCCGGCTCCGGGACGGCGAGCTGCTCCTCACCCCCGAGAGCGCCACCGCCCTGCTGGCCCTCGTCGACGCGGTCCGCGGCATGCTCAACCACATCGCCCGGACCGGCGCGGAGGGCACCGGCGACTACGCCGCCCTCGTCGCCACACTGACCCGGCTCGCCGAACCGCCCGCGGCCCCCTGCGAACACGCGCCCGAGCCGGCCCCGCCGCGGCCCCCGCGCGCACCCGGCCGCCGCGGCCCCCGAACCGGCGCCCGCACCGGCCCCCCCGCCGCCGGCCCCCGAGGAGCCGACCCACGCCCACCCGACCCGCGCCCGGCGCCGAAACCGCCCCCGCACCGGCCCCGCGCCCCGAACCGGCCCCCGCCCGGGACCCGGGGCCCGACGGGGCCGAGGGCAACGTGCGCATCGGGATCGCGCTCCTGGACCGGCTCATGA